A part of Aspergillus flavus chromosome 1, complete sequence genomic DNA contains:
- a CDS encoding fungal-specific transcription factor domain protein yields MRLSISCDACRQSKVKCVHDGHPPCRRCQRLNRQSCVLTDPRSSPLRPRRDLLRVQSKTRPASRSGAESCPVNGNNGRQWCPVATSSNPIASIPSSVLINACDIYRKKFPVANFLHYPSLIAEISTNSSSVDSVFVASLLALCARFLPEHQLQPGEIYAEYARVQLAHRAFEGPSLYLAQSLVIVSLYEWGSGRPYKAWMYSGMATYMIQSLLKTADDSMEHNPDEFHASQIQYEQLVRTYWCCFAQDCELSSGARQHFALSFRQISVPLPIGDHDFNFGRRASRRLMPANLTRDSPLSAAMTIDHGLTIVTRGFDIFVRILRFANESRRGRTSSSLNTELSPQKTWENLKEELDEWRSLQDVTVRYPSTSAQAHVALGYGELFAYINLVYFMSVLFLHRDRVLSSLKLMHDPNHDPRVATNLEESTWCEAAIEELFEAAQNIGGILSALEASGASVITPYAGFSVFVAAHINMYGTVSPRGYPGGQERAEQEKRGNFAYLERLCDFWPVGHSWWRTVQEASKFYETAKSNHEHTASGDRPGHLTLASTLDEYGDIRCSRPRHDISISRRRDTSGRDATMPQNHGPTGCPAHANITFSEQVMLDPHELETEMMQWPFIDETWSSGFDTGFDAAWPNPG; encoded by the exons ATGCGTCTTTCGATATCCTGTGATGCCTGTCG GCAATCAAAGGTCAAATGTGTCCATGACGGCCACCCTCCCTGTCGGCGATGTCAACGCCTCAACCGCCAGTCCTGTGTACTCACAGACCCGCGGTCGTCGCCTTTGCGCCCCAGACGAGACTTATTGCGTGTTCAGTCAAAGACAAGACCGGCCTCTAGGTCGGGAGCAGAAAGCTGTCCGGTGAACGGAAACAATGGCAGACAGTGGTGTCCAGTTGCCACATCTTCCAACCCAATTGCTTCAATTCCCTCGTCCGTACTCATCAATGCCTGTGACATCTATCGCAAAAAGTTTCCTGTGGCCAACTTCCTTCATTACCCGTCACTGATTGCGGAAATCTCTACGAATTCCTCGTCGGTGGATTCGGTATTCGTGGCTTCATTACTCGCCCTCTGTGCGCGATTCCTGCCGGAGCATCAGCTGCAACCTGGAGAGATATACGCCGAGTATGCGCGGGTGCAGTTGGCTCATCGGGCCTTTGAAGGCCCTTCTCTTTACTTGGCACAATCTTTGGTAATCGTTTCGTTATACGAATGGGGGTCGGGCCGCCCTTATAAGGCGTGGATGTACAGCG GAATGGCTACATACATGATTCAATCGCTCCTGAAGACTGCAGACGACAGTATGGAACACAATCCGGATGAGTTTCATGCCTCCCAGATTCAATACGAACAGCTAGTCCGCACGTACTGGTGCTGCTTCGCCCAAGACTGTGAGCTGAGCTCTGGTGCCCGTCAACATTTCGCCCTATCTTTTCGCCAGATATCGGTACCACTACCCATTGGTGACCATGATTTCAATTTTGGTCGGCGAGCATCTCGTCGCCTGATGCCTGCTAACCTCACCCGAGACTCTCCTCTTTCCGCTGCGATGACCATTGATCACGGCTTGACGATCGTCACGCGCGGCTTCGACATTTTTGTGCGTATCCTGCGCTTTGCGAACGAAAGCCGTCGCGGCCggacatcatcatcgttgaaCACCGAGCTATCGCCGCAGAAAACATGGGAAAATCTCAAAGAGGAATTGGATGAATGGCGATCCCTGCAGGACGTGACGGTCCGGTATCCAAGTACGAGTGCCCAAGCACATGTGGCGCTAGGATACGGGGAGCTTTTCGCCTACATCAACTTGGTCTATTTCATGAG CGTCCTCTTTTTACATCGCGACCGCGTGCTATCAAGTCTAAAGCTTATGCATGACCCGAATCATGATCCACGGGTCGCAACGAACTTGGAAGAATCCACCTGGTGCGAGGCCGCGATCGAAGAGCTGTTTGAAGCGGCCCAGAATATCGGTGGCATTCTGTCTGCTCTGGAAGCCTCCGGTGCATCAGTAATTACTCCTTACGCCGGCTTCAGTGTCTTTGTCGCCGCTCATATCAACATGTACGGCACTGTTTCGCCACGAGGTTACCCAGGGGGCCAAGAGCGGGCtgagcaagagaaaagaggcaaTTTTGCATATCTGGAACGACTTTGTGACTTCTGGCCAGTCGGCCATAGCTGG TGGCGAACCGTGCAGGAGGCCAGCAAATTCTACGAAACAGCGAAAAGTAACCACGAGCACACAGCTTCTGGCGACCGCCCGGGCCATCTCACTCTAGCCAGCACACTGGATGAGTATGGAGATATCCGTTGTTCGCGTCCTCGTCATGATATCTCTATATCGCGTAGGCGGGATACATCTGGAAGGGATGCCACCATGCCCCAAAATCATGGTCCAACAGGGTGTCCAGCCCATGCCAACATAACCTTTAGTGAACAGGTCATGTTGGATCCACATGAACTTGAGACGGAAATGATGCAATGGCCCTTCATCGATGAAACGTGGTCGTCCGGGTTTGATACTGGATTTGATGCTGCATGGCCGAACCCGGGCTAG
- a CDS encoding S-adenosyl-L-methionine-dependent methyltransferase yields MDHNTIKKLLVEVQASLDVYQSDPTDTSRVEAQEKALKLARALEKPRDAILKIAYSPTVVMAVKVAHDLNVFPTLANATSPVLLNELAVLKPADPLLVERMMRLLVAHGFAEEPEPCEYLPTALSKEMTQRTSIGVVESLFLEFLPGIQKVPEYLQVIGYKSPEDPLFAPLQYAHNFKQDGFSWLCENPAALTRFNAFMEGQRADRPHWADWFPIPDQILASAHKGSDGPLLVDIGGGRGHDLLGFKQRFPEAPGKLVLEDLPTVIEEARSALDLEGNGIDAVGYDFFAQEQPIKGARVYYFRNIFHDWSDDKARLIIKNLVPAMERGYSKVLMEEYIIPDKNARALEGMTDIAVMVFCSGLERTRQRFTNLLESAGLKVTKFWTREGDGQGIIEAELA; encoded by the exons ATGGACCACAACACAATTAAGAAGCTCCTAGTAGAGGTTCAAGCATCGCTAGATGTTTATCAGTCTGACCCCACGGATACTTCTCGGGTCGAGGCCCAGGAGAAGGCGCTCAAATTGGCACGCGCATTAGAAAAGCCTCGCGATGCGATCTTGAAAATTGCCTACTCT CCAACCGTGGTCATGGCGGTTAAGGTGGCTCATGACTTGAATGTGTTCCCAACTTTGGCGAACGCCACATCCCCCGTGCTGTTGAACGAGCTTGCGGTCCTGAAGCCCGCAGATCCTTTATTGGTTG AGCGTATGATGCGTCTCCTCGTAGCCCATGGTTTCGCTGAGGAGCCAGAACCATGTGAATACCTCCCTACGGCCCTCTCCAAGGAAATGACCCAGCGGACGTCAATCGGTGTCGTTGAGTCCCT CTTCCTCGAGTTCCTTCCCGGCATCCAGAAAGTTCCCGAGTACCTCCAAGTCATCGGATACAAAAGTCCCGAGGATCCCTTGTTTGCTCCGCTGCAATATGCGCACAACTTCAAGCAAGATGGCTTTTCCTGGCTCTGCGAGAACCCTGCTGCCCTCACCCGCTTCAATGCCTTCATGGAAGGCCAGCGTGCGGATCGTCCTCACTGGGCCGACTGGTTCCCCATCCCCGATCAGATCCTCGCCAGTGCTCACAAAGGCTCGGATGGACCCCTTCTAGTGGATATCGGTGGCGGTCGCGGACATGACCTGCTCGGGTTCAAGCAACGGTTCCCTGAGGCGCCGGGTAAGTTGGTCCTAGAGGATCTGCCCACGGTCATTGAGGAGGCACGGTCCGCCCTCGATCTGGAAGGCAACGGCATTGATGCGGTTGGATATGATTTCTTCGCTCAGGAACAGCCCATTAAAG GTGCCCGTGTCTACTACTTCCGGAACATCTTCCACGACTGGTCAGACGATAAGGCGCGCCTTATCATCAAGAATCTCGTCCCTGCCATGGAGCGCGGCTACTCAAAGGTTCTCATGGAGGAGTATATTATCCCCGATAAGAACGCGCGAGCACTAGAGGGAATGACCGATATTGCAGTGATGGTCTTCTGCTCCGGACTAGAGCGCACACGCCAGCGATTCACAAACCTATTGGAGTCTGCCGGTCTGAAGGTGACTAAGTTCTGGACCCGCGAGGGGGATGGACAGGGAATTATTGAGGCGGAGTTGGCCTAA
- a CDS encoding choline transport protein, whose translation MTSYELKNHVPANNEVRISGGYSTKDHDNAELARLGKKPVLKRTFGILSSLGFSCTILATWEGLFGTFLIPLQNGGPAGAVYSFIFVWTGTACSFAVLSELVSMAPTSGGQYHWCAMLSPPRMMKCLSYITGWVTTIGWMSAFTSASFLAGTEIQGVVTLAHEHYDPKPWQGTLIMWAAILLALGINIVGGKLLPRFETLVLVVHTLGYFAILIPLTYMADHKSNQEVFKEFVNSGGFPTDGLAFFVGMTGCVFAFAGGDAAVHMAEEVANATVAIPRAVLLSVLINGTLGFTMLIATLFCMGDVDKALNTPTGYPFIEIFYQATDSISGALGMSSVLLIIAVCSVIGMLAATSRQFWSFARDRAVPGWRLWSKVSPRTCIPTYSILLTMTVAALLGLVNIGSAVALNGIISMAVSGIYLSYLIVAILLLYRRCTGEISLYSDGEDMLVNVPGAKLMWGPFHIRGIFGTLINGYAVIYMIIVVFFSFWPSQMSVDKTTMNFSVVGTIGTIILALIYYVFRARHVYTGPVIELHR comes from the exons ATGACATCGTATGAATTGAAAAACCACGTACCCGCCAATAACGAGGTCCGCATCTCGGGTGGTTATTCCACAAAGGATCACGATAATGCTGAGCTCGCGCGCTTGGGAAAGAAACCCGTTCTGAAG CGAACCTTCGGAATCTTGTCGAGTCTCGGTTTCAGTTGTACCATTCTCGCCACGTGGGAAGGGTTATTTGG taccttcctcatcccttTGCAAAA TGGTGGTCCAGCGGGCGCGGTCTACTCGTTCATCTTCGTCTGGACGGGAACAGCATGCTCCTTCGCGGTGCTTTCGGAGCTGGTCTCCAT GGCACCAACGTCCGGAGGGCAATATCACTGGTGTGCGATGCTTTCCCcgccgaggatgatgaaATGCCTGAGTTACATCACCG GCTGGGTGACAACCATTGGCTGGATGTCTGCTTTTACCAGTGCCAGCTTCTTGGCGGGGACGGAAATTCAGGGCGTTGTGACCCTCGCGCACGAACATTATGATCCCAAGCCATGGCAAGGCACCCTGATCATGTGGGCCGCGATATTACTAGCTCTGGGGATCAACATCGTCGGAGGAAAGTTGCTTCCCAGATTCGAGACTCTGGTTCTAGTCGTTCATACCCTGGGATATTTCGCGATCCTGATCCCCTTGACGTACATGGCCGACCATAAGTCCAACCAGGAGGTCTTCAAGGAATTTGTGAACAGCGGTGGGTTCCCGACAGACGGGCTGGCCTTTTTTGTCGGCATGACCGGATgtgtttttgcttttgcggGTGGTGATGCGGCGGTGCAC ATGGCGGAAGAAGTCGCAAATGCCACGGTCGCAATCCCACGCGCGGTTCTTCTGAGTGTTTTAATCAACGGTACCCTTGGGTTTACTATGTTGATCGCCACCCTTTTCTGCATGGGAGACGTTGACAAGGCCCTCAATACGCCTACCGGGTATCCGTTCATTGAAATCTTCTACCAGGCCACCGATTCCATTTCGGGGGCGCTGGGAATGAGCTCGGTCCTGCTCATCATCGCCGTTTGTTCAGTCATTGGGATGCTGGCGGCCACCTCGCGACAGTTTTGGTCGTTCGCCAGAGATCGCGCGGTACCCGGCTGGCGCTTGTGGAGCAAG GTTTCCCCGCGAACATGCATTCCGACCTATTCCATCCTTCTCACTATGACCGTCGCAGCTCTGCTGGGACTTGTTAACATTGGATCCGCTGTGGCTTTGAACGGTATCATCTCCATGGCGGTGTCAGGCATCTATCTTTCTTATCTGATTGTCGCAATCCTACTTCTCTACCGTCGTTGCACGGGTGAAATCTCTTTGTATAGTGACGGAGAGGACATGCTGGTCAACGTACCTGGTGCCAAGCTGATGTGGGGACCATTTCACATTCGAGGCATCTTCGGCACCTTGATCAATGGCTACGCTGTCATCTACATGATCATTGTGGTGTTTTTCAGTTTCTGGCCCAGCCAGATGTCCGTTGACAAAACGACGATGAACTTCAGTGTCGTCGGCACGATCGGGACGATTATCCTGGCGCTGATCTACTATGTCTTCCGGGCCCGACATGTGTACACTGGACCGGTCATCGAATTACATCGGTAG